The Candida dubliniensis CD36 chromosome 5, complete sequence genome has a window encoding:
- a CDS encoding phosphatidylinositol 4-kinase, putative (Similar to S. cerevisiae PIK1;~In S. cerevisiae: catalyzes first step in the biosynthesis of phosphatidylinositol-4,5-biphosphate; may control cytokineses through the actin cytoskeleton), whose protein sequence is MSENTPEAPSKQLLERIQSSSFSLFNCIYELKNHNDSIGIQHELVKKLYSFPYEDLQFFIPQFVQLLVTYDSNSMALEEFIITSSCRYPHFSLIVFWNLQAYIFELKNEPESRSFQAARNLVTKIQNIMFNTELSVVKAPEFRENLFPALVLCGAVASSALLPSFKNYCLPMIKAQGKQQKSLVFKLANFQKSLTKNLTLKNQRMSADIPKESHSDDETVVSSSIKPSLSRSASVPRRSTKKASLSFSSDESEAYTTDDDDNKTSIELEKEFYKMDLNGSLKGGSTKFLETEENLHVNTAIKSKKRLSTLTSKVMASSWDSMDGYNVNSQSLPDLSKADSRDLIPFLSSTESETSLLYNNNAIANDLQKNTLQQPKFMPGFDNDYLTKILQVNYAKNETQFIMALQNISIRLSQVPKEARLSALRAELSIINDTLLPSEIDIPQLLPVTSNRNKKYHKILKLNVNEASVLNSAERVPFLLFIEYLSDEIDFNPTTEYNQRIIARKNIVGATNTSVKKMNSFSEVPDGNFSKENNLESHITETVTSAICNESTEEADLSEMPIARRTAVSSDSFSPEMLVTPTVTEQSKLSGFPSLNSKEVSTKVLADQMRIAAVMLQQLDSSGKANSEQSFLIKNRIVESMIALQDQFDSFDFEKLSQLQSDQPSAGERKLENDFKLGEDWNTKKQRIKKSSAYGHLKNWDLCSVIAKNGDDLPQEAFACQLISMISNIWKKNQVPVWTKRMKILITSANTGLVETITNAMSIHSIKKSFTEHSIKSGENDKGKIFTLLDYFHSVFGSENSVSFRTAQQNFAKSLAAYSIICYVLQIKDRHNGNIMVDRDGHIIHIDFGFLLSNSPGSVGFEAAPFKLTVEYVELLGGVDSEIYSQFVHLCKQCFKSLRDNSEEIIEIVELMQRDSTLPCFNNGENTSVLLRQRLQLQLNDEDTDQFVENFLIGKSLGSMYTRLYDQFQMITQGIYS, encoded by the coding sequence ATGTCTGAAAATACGCCTGAGGCTCCAAGTAAACAACTTTTGGAGCGTATTCAATCTTCACTGTTCagtttattcaattgtatTTATGAGTTAAAAAACCATAATGATAGCATTGGAATTCAACACGAGCTTGTCAAGAAGTTATATTCCTTCCCGTATGAAGATTTGCAATTTTTCATTCCTCAGTTTGTCCAATTGTTAGTTACATACGATAGTAACTCCATGGCACTTGAAGAATTTATAATTACTTCTAGCTGCAGGTACCCTCATTTCAGTTTAATTGTATTTTGGAACTTGCAAGCTTACATTTTTgagttgaaaaatgaacCTGAATCTCGATCATTTCAAGCTGCTAGAAACTTGGTAACTAAAATCCAAAACATTATGTTTAACACAGAACTACTGGTTGTCAAAGCTCCCGAGTTTAGAGAAAACTTATTTCCCGCTTTGGTCCTATGCGGTGCCGTTGCGTCATCTGCACTTTTACCGtctttcaaaaattattgtttacCTATGATAAAAGCTCAGGGAAAGCAACAAAAGTCTTTAGTATTCAAATTGGCAAACTTTCAGAAATCATTAACCAAGAATTTAACTTTGAAGAATCAAAGAATGTCAGCCGACATACCAAAGGAATCACattctgatgatgaaacTGTAGTGTCTTCCCTGATTAAACCTTCCCTTTCAAGGTCAGCATCTGTTCCCAGAAGAAGTACCAAGAAAGCAAGTTTGTCTTTTCTGTCCGATGAATCAGAAGCATATACCACTGACGATGACGATAATAAAACTAGTATTGAACTAGAGAAAGAATTTTATAAGATGGACTTAAATGGTTCTTTGAAAGGAGGGTCCACTAAATTTTTAGAGACCGAAGAAAACTTACATGTAAACACAGCCATAAAATCCAAGAAAAGACTATCTACGCTTACTTCAAAAGTTATGGCTCTGCTGTGGGATAGTATGGACGGATATAATGTGAATTCGCAATCATTGCCAGATTTGTCAAAAGCGGACAGTAGGGATTTAATCCCTTTTTTATCGTCAACAGAATCAGAAACATCACTTttatataacaataatgcAATTGCCAATGATTTACAGAAGAATACTCTCCAACAACCCAAGTTTATGCCAGGctttgataatgattatttaaCGAAAATTTTGCAAGTAAACTATGCCAAGAATGAGACACAATTTATTATGGCATTGCAGAATATTTCAATCAGACTTTCTCAAGTTCCAAAAGAAGCCAGACTTTCAGCTTTAAGAGCAGAGCTTTCGATTATCAATGACACTTTACTACCAAgtgaaattgatattccTCAACTTTTGCCCGTAACAAGcaacagaaacaaaaaatatcatAAAATTCTTAAGTTAAATGTTAACGAAGCTAGTGTTTTGAATTCGGCAGAACGAGTAccttttttactttttattgaatatttgaGCGATGAGATAGATTTCAATCCAACAACTGAATATAACCAAAGAATTATTGCCAGAAAAAATATAGTTGGAGCAACAAATACGAGTGTAAAAAAGATGAATTCGTTTTCTGAAGTGCCGGATggtaatttttcaaaggaGAACAATCTTGAAAGCCATATCACTGAGACTGTTACAAGTGCTATTTGTAACGAGAGTACTGAAGAAGCAGACCTAAGTGAAATGCCAATAGCTAGAAGAACCGCTGTCTCATCGGATAGTTTTTCTCCAGAAATGCTAGTTACCCCCACCGTTACGGAACAGCTGAAACTTTCAGGCTTTCCATCTTTGAATTCAAAGGAAGTATCCACAAAGGTTTTAGCCGATCAGATGAGAATTGCAGCAGTTATGTTACAGCAATTAGACAGTTCTGGGAAGGCAAATTCTGAACAATCATTTTTGATCAAGAATCGTATTGTCGAATCCATGATTGCATTACAAGACCAATTCGACTcctttgattttgaaaaattaagtCAATTGCAAAGCGATCAACCTAGTGCTGGGGAAAGGAAGttagaaaatgattttaagTTGGGAGAAGATTGGAACACCAAAAAGCAAAGGATCAAAAAGTCTAGTGCTTATGgtcatttgaaaaattgggaTTTATGCTCAGTGATAGCAAAAAATGGAGACGATTTGCCACAAGAAGCTTTTGCTTGTCAATTGATTTCCATGATATCTAATATTTGGAAGAAAAATCAGGTACCTGTTTGGACtaaaagaatgaaaattttaataacTAGTGCCAACACGGGTTTAGTTGAAACTATCACTAATGCAATGTCCATTCATTCTATCAAGAAGTCTTTTACTGAACATTCAATTAAAAGTGgtgaaaatgataaaggaaaaatatttacactacttgattattttcataGTGTATTTGGGCTGGAAAACTCAGTAAGTTTTAGAACGGCCCAGCAAAACTTTGCCAAAAGCTTAGCTGCCTATTCCATAATCTGTTACGTGCTACAGATAAAGGATAGACACAACGGTAATATAATGGTTGATAGAGATGGTCATATTATtcatattgattttggatttttaCTTTCAAATTCTCCAGGAAGTGTAGGATTTGAAGCTGCCCCATTTAAACTCACAGTTGAATATGTGGAACTACTTGGTGGTGTTGATAGTGAAATATATTCTCAGTTTGTTCATTTATGTAAACAATGCTTCAAATCGTTAAGAGATAATAGTGAAGagataattgaaattgttgaactTATGCAAAGAGATTCAACTTTACCTTGTTTTAATAATGGAGAAAACACAAGTGTTTTATTAAGACAAAGGTTACAGTTACAACTCAATGATGAAGACACTGACCAGTTCGTGGAAAACTTTTTGATTGGAAAAAGTCTTGGGAGTATGTACACTAGATTGTATGATCAATTCCAGATGATAACACAGGGTATTTATAGTTAA
- the PAP1 gene encoding poly(A) polymerase, putative (In S. cerevisiae: one of three factors required for mRNA 3'-end polyadenylation, forms multiprotein complex with polyadenylation factor I (PF I), also required for mRNA nuclear export; may also polyadenylate rRNAs), with amino-acid sequence MNTKTYGVTEPISTNGPTPKENILNDTLIQELKNRGSFESEQATKKRVEVLTLFQQLVQEFVYTVSKSKNMSDAMAQDAGGKVFTFGSYRLGVYGPGSDIDTLVVVPKHVTRDDFFSVFADIIRKRPELEEIACVPDAYVPIIKIEFDGISIDLIMAKLNIPRVPLDLTLDDKNLLKNLDEKDLRSLNGTRVTDEILQLVPKPTVFKHALRCIKMWAQQRAVYGNIFGFPGGVAWAMLVARICQLYPNAVSSVIVEKFFNIYTKWNWPEPVLLKSIEDGPLQVRVWNPRLYPHDRLHRMPVITPAYPSMCATHNITSSTQKVILAELSRGSSIMQDIHAGKKSWSDLFEKHCFFYKYKFYLCVVAATIDSAEEHKKWSGFIESKLRQLVLKLEVAEGVEIAHPYVKDFSHTFLLDDKNAEDIINSYGTLSGEAFLRTLHSSDSDKDSDEHNKIRLTKYYIGLDLNLTKSSDGVRKLDIQYPCAEFYSICKGSTSFTEGVNFIQIKNVKLHDLPNDVYEDGEERPIKSGKKRKKVIKEDGQKRVRNESSASSASLNGSS; translated from the coding sequence GGTTCATTTGAGAGTGAACAAGCAACTAAAAAAAGAGTTGAAGTGTTGACATTATTTCAACAGTTAGTTCAAGAATTTGTGTACACAGTATCGAAGAGCAAAAATATGTCTGATGCAATGGCACAAGATGCTGGAGGAAAGGTATTTACTTTTGGCTCTTATAGATTGGGAGTTTACGGTCCGGGATCTGATATTGACACATTGGTAGTTGTTCCCAAACATGTAACTCGTGATGactttttttcagtttttgCAGATATAATTCGGAAACGGCCAGAGTTAGAGGAAATTGCTTGTGTTCCAGATGCATACGTGCCAATTATTAAGATAGAATTTGATGGTATTTcgattgatttaattatggcaaaattgaatattccCCGAGTTCCCTTAGATTTGACTTTAGATGATAAAAATTTGCTCAAGAACCTCGATGAAAAGGATTTAAGATCTCTAAACGGGACTAGAGTAACTGATGAGATACTACAATTGGTTCCAAAGCCGACCGTTTTTAAACATGCTTTGCGTTGCATCAAAATGTGGGCTCAGCAACGTGCAGTTTATGGTAACATTTTTGGGTTTCCAGGTGGTGTGGCCTGGGCTATGTTGGTTGCTAGAATATGTCAGTTGTATCCGAATGCTGTTAGTTCGGTGATTGTGGAAAagttttttaatatttacACAAAATGGAATTGGCCTGAGCCCGTATTGCTTAAATCTATTGAAGATGGTCCACTTCAAGTTAGAGTATGGAACCCAAGATTGTATCCACATGATAGACTTCATCGAATGCCAGTTATAACCCCTGCGTATCCTTCTATGTGCGCTACCCACAATATTACAAGTTCTACCCAGAAGGTGATTTTGGCAGAACTTTCTCGTGGCTCTTCTATTATGCAAGACATTCATGCTGGTAAAAAATCTTGGTCTGATTTATTTGAGAAACactgttttttttataaatataaattttacCTTTGTGTTGTAGCAGCGACAATTGATTCTGCTGAAGAGCATAAAAAGTGGTCAGGTTTCATCGAAAGCAAATTGAGACAATTAgtattgaaattagaaGTTGCTGAAGGTGTTGAAATTGCTCATCCTTATGTTAAAGATTTTTCACACacatttcttcttgatgataaaaatgCCGAGGATATAATCAACAGTTATGGAACATTGAGTGGAGAGGCTTTCTTGAGAACGTTACATTCGTCAGATTCTGATAAGGACAGTGATGAACATAACAAAATACGTTTGACTAAATACTACATTGGTCTAGACCTTAACTTGACTAAATCAAGCGATGGGGTAAGGAAGTTGGATATACAGTATCCTTGTGCTGAATTTTATAGTATATGCAAAGGCTCTACATCTTTTACTGAAGGAGTTAATTTTATTCAGATTAAAAACGTTAAATTGCATGACCTTCCTAATGACGTTTATGAAGATGGTGAAGAACGTCCAATAAAAAGTGggaagaagagaaaaaagGTTATTAAAGAAGATGGCCAAAAGAGAGTTAGGAATGAGTCTTCTGCTTCACTGGCGTCTTTAAATGGATCAAgttaa
- the MTLALPHA1 gene encoding MTL alpha 1, putative (no gene name yet assigned to C. dubliniensis gene;~no positional orthologue on C. albicans chromosome 5): MGNKKRSMKTVPKEFTSLFRVHPGRDPPRRDTREVQKSKKHGFRFTSLPDLPVASNALQELLLEYGLLNDIRWDSKGSKASKTKKIKLKPINSFIAFRSFYSRTISNPEHQRELSSKLAEVWTQESNQEVWKQYTQSYNNYLLLPEAKLNFVDWLCEALDYTIENATPSLEDISLTSYNQLLSGTIEDVYMLK; the protein is encoded by the coding sequence ATgggaaacaaaaaaaggagTATGAAGACAGTACCTAAGGAGTTTACTTCTCTTTTTCGAGTACATCCTGGGAGAGATCCCCCAAGAAGAGACACAAGGGAAGTtcaaaaaagtaaaaaacATGGATTTAGATTTACTTCGTTACCAGATCTTCCTGTTGCTAGTAATGCGTTACAAGAACTATTGCTTGAATACGGCTTACTCAACGACATAAGATGGGACTCAAAAGGCTCCAAGGCGAgtaaaaccaaaaagatcaaactaaaaccaattaattcttttattgCATTTAGATCTTTCTACTCAAGAACCATTTCCAATCCCGAACATCAACGAGAGTTATCATCCAAACTAGCGGAGGTTTGGACTCAAGAATCAAATCAAGAAGTATGGAAACAATACACCCAAtcatataataattatttactTCTTCCAGAAgccaaattgaattttgtgGATTGGCTATGCGAAGCTTTGGATTATACAATTGAGAATGCAACGCCACTGTTAGAAGATATTCTGTTAACTAGTTACAATCAGTTACTATCAGGTACAATTGAGGATGTTTACATGTTGAAGTGA